Genomic DNA from Dermacentor variabilis isolate Ectoservices chromosome 6, ASM5094787v1, whole genome shotgun sequence:
TCAGTTTCATTCTCACGATAGTAAGAGCAGAAAAGCACTTTGACCATCCCCTAAAGTGCCACTCAAACTCATTGCTCTACCCTTTTATGCTGGGTATTGCATTTAGCCCTCTATTGACGACCGTtgctacaggcaacataccaaattctttttttcttgccgagCGCGAACTTTGTGGCTAAATGTGTTTGGCCAAACTTAATGACAGGCAGAAAGCGTCATTTGTAGGTTTAGAGCAGGAAGAGAGAGaggcctctctctctctgaaggacactcgcatttggcggcgcctccagggaaacaattatacatcccTATATTGGATCTACATAACTCAGACGAGCGACTATAACAACGCCCTCCGCAAAATTTAAGgagaaaggtacgctagaccatgtaATATGgaagtgtgctggctccccaagGGCCAAGGAAAAGcgtgacagtagagaagcctgggaggccttgctccaaaGCGAGGCTGAacacgaccagcgtcgagcaatcctggccgttgaggccgtgaagactcatcCTCCTCAACGCGCGGgaactgcttcgtcctcccccagCTACCTGTGTGTAGGCGCGCACCCCAGCTcagtggaataataaagttttcaatcaatcaatcaatcaatcaaagagCAGGAACATTGTACGAGGAAGAAGTTCGGCACGCGACTCAATGTCTTGTGAAAGCAAGATCAGAGGAGACAGGCCCATGCAACATATCCAGCTTCGTGTCATGTAAACCAATGAAATGTACGTCTATCGTTCACATACCATGAGAGCTGTCTATAAAAATGGAAAACGAAGccttaggtggcttggggtgaagcgcACCTCCAGTTGCCTGCCTGGGGTATTCCCCCTATTGCTGAAAAAATTTCCgcagcaaatttttttcttcttgcagtCAATAGTCCTTATTATTGATATTTTTGCATATTTATatacaaaataaatttttttctggATATCTACAGGTCTCGTCGTTGAATGGTTCATAACGCTAATTCTTACCGAAGTGGAATACACGAACGTGCGAGTGTTGTTGACCTGAAGAAACTCTCGAACACATGTTGTACACTTGCCTTTACGACAACGTCGAGCGCATCTCGCTTAATAGGCTGCAGTAAACCCACTGGACTCCAGAGCTCTTCATTAGATGAAAATACTTGCACCCTCTCCACATCCGTCGTGGTCGCAAAACGATATTCATGCACCGCTACATCTTCCGAATGTTCTGGCCTTAATGACCATTCGTGTAGTACCGTTGTACGTCTTGTTGGGGGCACGCGTAGCTCACTCCCTCCCTATGTTCCCGTTTCTTGTTACCCTTTGCCCCCAGCACAGAGTAGCAGAAAAGTGGTTAATCTTATTGACTTCACCATCTTTCCCCGCCTTGCGCTGCCTCTCTCGTGTCCTCGTAGCATTACGCAGTTAGGAGCTGGTCGCGCTAGCTGCTGCGCTATGTCGCCGGGATTTCCGTAGCTTGGCCGGAATGTATTGCACCATGTGATCTGAGTGTGGTGACGTCCGCACACGTATTTCGTTGGAAGCAAAGGGCTATAGACAGTAGCGGGGGAGGTCGAGGTTCTGTCCATCTTAGAGCGGTAACTGCTCTCAAGATGATTTCATTGCCGGCTGCGAAAGCCCCCTGCTACCGCAGTAAATGAGTTTCGGTAACAGTGTATTAGCGAGGGGAAAgcacaagtgcaaaaaaaaaaggtcagtgAGAGACACACACAGTACGAACAATCGCCAAAGTATCCTCATTTTATTTATAACGTTGGAGGTGCAGTTACGACACTTTGTATGCGGCCATGTTTCACAGGTTACAGGAGACATAGAGTTTATTACACTAAAATTCCATTGTTCTAAAGGAAATTGGTTTTTTCGTTCTCGGTGAGAGCCTTATAAAAACTAGTATTTTGCAGTCGCACTCAACATTCTTGTTTCAAATGCACACGGCGGTGGCGTAacggaaaaaaaaagcttgtttgcTGCCAAAGTTATTATGTACCATAATGCATTACCACTGATCATATAATTACACATTTTTTTCATCCCTACAGAGGAGTACGTTCTTCGAAAGGCAATGCATCGAAAACGAAATCGTGTACCTTTCGAGCAATACACGTTCCAGCGCACACATTTCGAAATGATAAACTAACTCTCTCTACCGCGCCCACTGtgcatcgttagcccgctaacgatggcttgaaatgccgctttcgagaccttccaagccgctcacggacacactgcgctatcgtaCGCTAAGGAGAACTATATTATCACTTTCTAAGCAGTTCGATATTTTTCCAAGAGGCGGTAATTTTTGAATGCGCTTTAAAGTTACGccatcgtcaaagtagaaagcaaaaatggctgcctgCAGAAGTGGCGCTCGGGTTACGAAAGATAGCAGATCTCGTGATTCCGCTGTGTCCGCGGCTCACtttatcgatggatcgagcagcagctgGTCTGAGGATACTGCCTTTTCGTCGCAGAATGACGACGACACTAAGCAGCCCGGAGCATTGGCTGCCGCAGCGCGGCACCCCCAACAAAAATTCGATTTTTCCTAGATAGTGCCTATTAAACGGCAATCCCTTTTGTAtctctcatgttttttttttgtaaaatatgtttctTAGTAGATgcaagcgtgtctttacaaacttcGTTCAATCGTATCCTACAATGTTGATGCTAACAATTTATATCTCTTTTATGACATATATCTCGTTAACGAAACTTCAATGCGTGAGAAGTGCATTCATCCAGCTTTTTCCTTATGTCTTACATAAAATAATCAGTGCAGTGGTTTCTTCAAAAAGTAAGAGCTGGCGTAACCTACAATAACACCTATTTTCGCCATGGTTGGGAAAGAGTTAAAGGGTTGCGCCCAGGACTCAAATCGTACGTCATTTTTTTTGCTGACTAAAATTGTGTTTGTATTTTCGCAGAGTGCAGATGAAGCTCTGGAGACAGCATAGCTGCATCCAGGCGTCAATTTTCGAGTTTTCAAGCGTGCTACTAAAACGCGCACAGGCCTGAATGTCCATGTGAGTTCGCTATATAGCGTGAATATTTAACTCTCGCCTCTACGCCAACAGGTTTTCTCGCGCTGTGGTTTAGCGAATACTAAGTAAGGCGACAATGACGGGTGTCTCGATGTGGCTAGAAGGTCGGACATTTTCTCCCGGTTCGGTACTACGGTAGAAGGGACCGACGTCCAGAGCCAAAGAACTGGCCGTACCCAAAATGACAGCAGCACCTCGAAATACTGTCCGCACGACTTCCGACACGGACAGCTCCATCTTGTCTTCTTGAAAGAACAACACGAGGGCATCTTCGATGTCGCCAAACTCATTTCTCGCACTCTCGAGGTGTGTGGCCATCTGATGCGTCGTAGTCGATGCCGGGTACTTGAGACTGGTGGCCCGGATGACGTCACCGAACAGTGTGAAACCCCACAAGATAGGGCGAACCGTCGGCCCGCCCGTGATGGGCCTCAGCACTCTCAGATTATTGGTCCAAAGCATGCAGCTGGCCACGTGATTCAGTATGGCCGGGCTACGGAACGTCGTCTTGTTGAAGGCGCTGCTGGCGTAGAGGGCGAGGTGGGCCGGGTATCCCGTGCCCCTGTGACGGATTGTTACCTGCGATTTCAAAAATGAGACACGGGTTACACGCTCCCAGAAAACACAGGGTAGTATGCTACGACCTAAACACGATGATTAACAAAACTAAATCATGCAGATCCAACGGGCATGTTGTAATCTATGAGAAGGAAACATTTAGTGAAGCGGTTAAAGAAATGCTACAAATTCGCGCATTTCAGCCGTGCGCTTTTGGCATCAAGCACACTAGCAGGCTCGCGCGTGCTCTAGTGCACCCGTCCAACGCACCGTGACAATTATATTGCCTTATGTTTATACATGCCTTATATGTTTCAATATAACGCGCCcgtcttggccaatccctcattTAGGTGTGGGCCATAGAAtgaaaatcatcatcagcagcagcacatTGTGATCATCTCCAAGGGGTAGATGTCTGGCTACCCTGGCTTATCTGGCTGTACTGACAAATGGTTTGGGTGAGCCCTGTAgtgaaggccgttcctctgtcggtgatgaggacttcaggGAAACCATGTCGcagcttcttccgcaagcgggatagtcgaaagtggacgtggaggagcccgaacggcgagactagaaatgaaatagacttcatactctgcgctaaccctggcatcatacaagatgtggacgtgctcggcaaggtgcgctgcagtgaccacaggatggtaagaactcgaattagcctagacctgaggagggaacggaagaaactggtacataagaagccgatcaatgagttagcggtaagagggaaaatagaggaattccagatcaagctacagaacaggtattcagctttaactcaggaagcggaccttagtgttgaagcaatgaccgacaatcttgtgggcatcattaaggagtgtgcaatggaagtcggtggtaactccgttaggcaggataccagcaaactatcgcaggagacgaaagatctgatcaagaaacgccaatgtatgaaagcatctaaccctacagctagaatagaactggcagaactttcaaagttaatcaacaagcgtaagacagctgacataaggaagtatagtatggatagaattgaacatgctctcaggagcggaggaagcctaaaaacagtaaagaagaaactaggaattggcaagaatcagatgtatgcgttaagagacaaagccggcaatatcattactaatatggatgagatagttcaagtggctgaggagttctatagagatttatacagtaccagtggcacccacgacgataatggaagagaaaatagtctagaggaattcgaaatcccgaaggtaacgccggaagaagtaaagaaagccttaggagatatgcaaagggggaaggcagctggggaggatcaggtaacagcagatttgttgaaggatggtggacagattgttctagagaaactggccaccctgtatacgcaatgcctcatgacctcgagcgtaccggaatcttggaagaacgctaacataatcctaatccataagaaaggggacgccaaagacttgaaaaattatagaccgatcagcttactgtccgttgcctacaaagtatctactacggtaattgcaaatagaatcaggaacaccttagatttctctcaaccaaaggaccaggcaggattccgtaaaggctactcaacaatagaccatattcacactatcaatcaagtgatagagaaatgtgcagaatataagcaaccgttgtatatagctttcattgattacgagaaagcgtttgattcagtcgaaacctcagcagtgatggaggcattacggaatcagggtgtagatgagccatatgtaaaaatactggaagatatctatagcggctccagagccaccgtagtcctccataaagcaagcaacaaaatcccaataaagaaaggcgtcaggcagggagatatgatatctccaatgctattcacagcgtgtttacaggaggtattcagagacctggattgggaagaattggggataaaagttaatggagaataccttagtaacttgcgattcgctgatgatattgccttgcttagtaactcaggggaccaattgcaatgcatgctcactgacctggagaggcaaagcagaagagtgggtctaaaaattaatatgcagaaaactaaagtaatgcttaacagtctcgggagagaacagcaatttacaataggcagcgaggcactggaagtcgtaagggaatacatctacttagggcaggtagtgacggcggatccggatcatgagacggaaataatcggaagaataagaatgggctggagtgcgtttggcaggcattcccaaatcatgaacagcaggttgccgttatccctcaagagaaaagtgtataatacctgtgtcttacaagtactcacctacggggcagaaacctggaggcttactaaaagggttctactcaaattgaggacgacacaacaagctatggaaagaagaatgataggtataacgttaagggataagaaaagagcagattgggtgagggaacgaacgcgagttaatgacatcttagttgaaatcaagaagaagaaatgggcatgggcaggacatgtaatgaggagggaagataaccgatggtcattgagggttacggactggatcccaagggaagggaagcgtagcagggggcggcagaaagtcaggtgggcggatgagattaagaagtttgcagggacggcatggccacaattagtacatgaccggggttgttggagaagtatgggagaggcctttgccctgcagtgggcgtaaccaggctgatgatgatgatgatgatgatgtcgcagcaggatgttctcgtgGAATAATTTAGCGACTTCGGCCGCACTACCTTTACGCAGAGCTTTTGGTTTGGCATAGCGGGCAACGTAGTCTGTAGCCACGACggtccacttatttccagatgcTGACGTCGGAAAGAGCCCaagcaaatccatcccgatctgctgaaacggtctgCAAGGAGGcccgattggctgtagtaatcctgccggccttgtcggtggcgtcttgcgtcgctggccGTATCGGCATgtctgacgtaacgggcgacgccggcggtcaggcgtggccactaatacctttcctgtatcctccatggtgtccgggagaatccgaggtgcccagagttcggatcgtcatgtagggcgtataGTACTTCTGGAGGCAATGCTGAGGGAACACCAAGAAGGTAGCTGACATTGACTGGTGAGAAGTACTTTACGAGGACGTCGTTTTGGAGGAAAAACGAACACAATCCTCGCCTGAATGCTCTAGGGACAAACCTCGGTGTCACTTTTCAAATACTCGACGAAGCTTTTCGGCTCCGGGTctactcgttgctgttcagcgaagtcttccgcgcttatccttcctaggaaggcgtcgtcatcattttcgtcttgcggcggcgagtcaatggcagcgcgtgataggcagtcggcacaGTGCTTTCGTCCGGATTTGCAGACGACTGTCATGTCAAATTCCCGGAGTCTGAGACTCCATAGTGCAAAGCGGCCCaaagggtcctttaagtttgcCAACGAACACGAGGCATGGTGATCCCTTATGACTTTAAAGGGTCTGTCACAAAGGTAAGGGCAGAATTTCGTGGTAGCGCATATGATGGCAAGACATTTCATTTCCGTCGTAGAATAATTGGTTTCAGCTTTTAACAGCGACCGACTAGCATAAGCAATGACGATTTTCAAACCTTCTTTCCTTTGGactaggacggcgccgaggcctagactacttgcgtcggtgtggatttcGCTGCCGCCGCCTTCGTCGAAGTGGGCGAGCAGCGGCGCTGAATGCAGGCGTTGTTTAAGCTCTTGTAAAGCTTCGGCTTGCGGCACTTGCCACTTCAAATCGACGCCTGCTTTCGTGAGAGAagttacactctaaaaaaagtttacactattttgggcttatcttgtcccgaaacgataatcgtcatctgccttgcttgcgtttcctctcttgaaaactcggcgctcgctactttcctgtcaagaatgatGTGTGGAGCTGTTAAcacgcaagccgttcgtgactaggaagtatcGAGCTCAcagcgttaaaaaaaaggaaatgtgggcaagacagatgacgattattgtttggggacaaaatgcaacccgaaggatgtaaactttttttggagtgtagtggctcagcaATCCGGCAAatgtccttgacaaatcgcctgttgTAGGCACACAATCCAAGGGATCTGCGCACTCCCTTCATGACGGTGGGTGTATGAAGTTAGTGATGGAAGATGTATTCTGCAGATAAgggtggactccagatttgctgttGACGTGACCCAAAAagagaagctcgtcgtaagcgaagcggcaccttTCCGGCTTCAGAAGGAGCCCTGAtggcttgatggcctctagtactgtcgcaagccgcctaaggtaatcgtcgaaatttccagcgaagacgacgacgtcacccAAGTAAACAAGACCGGCCTGCCACTTCattcctgctaacaccgtgtccatcgcgcgctggaacgttgcaggcgtcgGGCACAGTCCGAATAGCATGACCTTGAACACATAGAGGTCGTTAGGCGTGATAACACTTTATTCGCGATCCctgtcgtcgacttctatttgctagTAGCCAGTCCCGAGATCGATCAACGAAAAGTGCTTGGCGTTGCAGAAtagatccaatgcgtcgtctattcgtgggagggggtgtacgttcttcttcgtgatctttttcagtcgacaataatcgacgcagaaacgtagggtgtAGGGGCGTTTCGATGGttagatgatgtcgtcgcgcagcatttcatcaaTTTGATGCCTtttagcttcacattctcgcgtcgaaactcggtaacgGCTCCGGCAGAGCGGTCGAGAGTACagttcggttattatgcgatgctttgtaactggtgtttgtcgaattctcaatgacgttgaaaagcagtctttgtatcgttggagaagATTTTTGAGTTGTTGCTGCTTACAcctggggagacttggatttatatCGAAGTCTAGTTTGGGAACTATGATCGTCGGGGTAGCTGCGGCAAAATcctagaggacaaacgcatcgctggtttctactatttcctcgatgtatgcgatcggcgtgtccttgttgatgtgtttCAACTTCTGGCTGAAGTTTCTCAGTATCACTTCCATTTGTCCTGCATGCAGTCAAGCGCTCCCTCTTGGAGCGCAAAtctcacggtcgagcagtagacatCGGTCACCCTTGATGACGCCTTCTGCGTCCGCGGGTGTTTCTGTGCCAATGGAAATgataatgctggagcgaggcgggatgccgACTCgctcttcgagcacactcaaagcATGGTGACTAGGAGCGCTCTCCGGCGGTGTCGCTTGATCTTCGGGTAGCGTTATAGACTTCGACTTCAAGTGGATGATTACGCCGGGTTGGTTCAAAGTCCATGCTGTGAATTACTTCTTGTGAAGACTGTTGGATGAGTACGAAtgtggcagggtaggtccggcCACTAACGGTAATTCTtgtcgtgcagattccagtcggcgttatcacgtgtcctccagcggtccgagtTTCGGGGCCTACCCACGCAGTCTCAACTTTCTTCAAATGGGCGGCgaagggtccactcatgacggagtagtcggctcttCTGTCCACTAAGGCTGTGaatgcgtggccatcgagaagcagaaaattttaaaaataaaattatgggttttacgtgcaaaaccactttctgattatgaggcatgccgtagtggaggagtccggaaattttgaccaccaggggctctttaaagtgcacctaaatctaagtacacgggtgttttcgcatttcggccccatcgaaatgcggccgccgtggccggcattcgaccccgcgacctcgtgctcagcagcccaacactatatccactgagcaaccacggcgggtatcgagaagcacgtcgaggtcgcttgttctttgtcttgcgttgcagttaggtcttggcgtcggatcacggctgcgtcgtgttgacctgcagatggaacgtcgcgtcgtcaggccTTCTTTTGTGGGAGTATTCTTTACTTAATAGCGTTGGGATCGCGGTGCCCGGTTGATACGTCGTCGAAACATTCTTTTCGGCGTtttcgttggcggcggaggatcttcgtctgttcgatgaacagcaaccgcacttccatcggttgctgcttttagttttacggatatgggctgacggattggtcccgggctgggccagtgtatggtcggcgctgcggcgacaggcaacggtctggtgacggcgaacggaacggtcgtcgagggctccacacAGTTGCAGCTAGGTAATCGGCAAAACCAAGTGGGCGCTCCCAAAGCTGTGGGCGCTGCGCGTTGACgacgaaccctcgcagtcccaagtcGCTGTATGGAcatcggcggtacacgtggccggcttctccgcaaatggtagcagagcgggctgtggtcgggggcgcgccaaatgtgtTTGTCTTCCTCGGGGCGTTTCGCTTGCCGACGGGCGGGCGGGGTCGcggtggcagcagtggcagcgtctGGAGTCGCGGCGTCATGggctacacaaaaaaaaaacaagctacacAACGATAGGGGCGAACACAGTCGGTATAGTAGTCGAAAATTGGATCTGCGGggcaagcgtgtcggcttttatacaagagtcatcgaaggttccaaaaTAATTGCTGGCACCCGCGTGTCTTACAGAAAGTATTTcacgattcgcgtcgcgcatacaatgaTTGATTTTACCGCTCGTGGCCTTCATAtgtaacctcacggcgacggcgacgctagaaatgcacctggagtgtccatataattgctatcaccgACCGAGGCCAGCCGAGTACACCAAGAAGGCCGAACTACGCTTGCCCTGTTAGCGCAGCGGTATTCGTGCTTGCGCTTGACGCCGACGATGGAAGTCGTAGGGGCCGCGGCCTTCTGGCAGGCTGCACACGGTGCTCGCTCGCACTCGACTGCGGTACCGGGCCACGGGAACAGCACCAGCACGCAGAGGCAGGCCGAGCGCCGCCGTGCGTCCCCGCGGTGCGTGAAGCACACGGGCTCATCGACGTGCACCTGCACCACGGTGGCCTGGTCGGGAAACCGAGAGGCGACGGTGTCTGCGTCTGCAGCAGTGGAGAAAGGGCAGCGCGTGCCGCAATGACTGTTTAGAAAATTGACTATTTGATCTTAAACTAAACCGGAGGGGGGGTCATCGCGGAAGCTGCAGCCGCTGAGTGCCAAATAAACCCCCCTCCCCCGCGAAACTATAGTCGCAAATAGGTTGCAAGTATACATTGCTCTGAACTGTATAAGGCCCATGCAAGAAAAGTGCATGCACTATAACTGGATCTTGTGCAAGTTTGTTCATATTCGTTGAAGCCACTATAGCACAGTTAAGACGAACACATTCTGTATTTTGTTGCAGGCGGCATATCTCGCTTAATAAAAACCTGTCAAATAAGAAAGAAACATGATGTGTGGCATAATGCTCACGCACTATCATAATTTCACGTGCTTGCAAAAGTGTGAAAACTTCAAGTACGTTGATCTCTTAGATATCACGAGCTGCACCTATGTCCGTGACTTCGTCCCACTCACCATACTGCTTGTGCGAGGAGAGGATAATCCCCAAAACTGGGTTCCTATTGGCCTTCTGA
This window encodes:
- the LOC142584894 gene encoding uncharacterized protein LOC142584894, with protein sequence MVTIRHRGTGYPAHLALYASSAFNKTTFRSPAILNHVASCMLWTNNLRVLRPITGGPTVRPILWGFTLFGDVIRATSLKYPASTTTHQMATHLESARNEFGDIEDALVLFFQEDKMELSVSEVVRTVFRGAAVILGTASSLALDVGPFYRSTEPGENVRPSSHIETPVIVALLSIR